GGGGCCGCAGACAACCAGAAACAGATCGCCCTGGCCAACCGGCGGCGCGGTAATATCGCCGACCATGGCCACATCAAGCCCGAGGTGCATCAGCCGCATCACAAAGCTGCGCAGCGCCAGGTTCTCGCGGCCCATGGCATACGCGACAATGCGGCGCGCGCCCAGGATCGCCGAGCAAAACGCATCGACCTCGGCCTCGTCGACCCGGCCCAGCACGCGATCGAGCTCGGCCAGAATCGCCCGTATGCTATCGTAGGTTGCCATGTGTGCCTCCTTGGGCCAGTGCCGGCGCGGCGCACTACGCGCGGCGGCGCGCCAGGCGATTCTGCAGCACTACCACCACCAGCAGAAACACGCCGCGGATCACCGACTGCCAGTAGGCGCTCAGGCTGATCAGGCCGCGGCCATTCTCGAAGTTAAGAATGTTGAATATTAACTCGAGCAGCAGCACGCCCACCAGCGTGGTGCCAACCGAGCCAAGGCCGCCGGTGAGCAGCGTGCCGCCCACCACCACCGCCGCAATCGCCGATAGCTCCCAGCCGCTGCCGGCGGTCGGCAGGCCGGTGAACGTCAGCGCCGCCAGGATCACGCCGGCCAGCCCGGCCAGGCCGCCGCTGAGCGCATACACCGCCAGCTTGATCCGATCGACCGGCAAGCCCATCAGGCGCGCGGCCTCTTCGTTGCCGCCAACCGACAGCACATGCCGGCCGAAGCGCGTGTAGCCAAGCACGGCGATGCCGACGGCATAGGCCGCCAGCAGCAGCAGTAGCGGGATGGGCAGGCCGAACAGATCGCGCCCCAGCTCGATGAAGCCACTGCCGGCATCGACGCCGATCGAGGCGTTATTCGCCAGGATCAGCGCAACCCCGCGCGCGGCCAGCAGCATGGCCAGGGTGGCGATAAACGGCAGAATATTCAGCCGCGCGATCACCCAGCCGTTCAGCAGGCCCACCAGCGCGCCCACCAGCACCGGCACGGCAATCGCCGGCAGGGGGCCGTAGGGGCTCAGCCGCGCAGCCAGCACGCTCGCCAGCGCCGCCACCGACCCGACCGACAGGTCGATCCCGCCGGTCATGATCACAAAGGTCATCCCCAGCGCGATCAGGCCGATCATCGAGTCGTTGCGCAGCATCTCGAAGATATTATACGCGCCAAAAAAGCCATCGTAGCGCAGCGTGCCGAACAACACCAGCAATGCCAATGCGATCAGCGCGCCCTGGCGCTGCGCCACGCTCGCCAGCCGCGCCCAGCGCGAAACCTGGCCGCCGGCATGCAGATCGGATGGTGTAGTAGTGGTCATAGGCGCTCCACTGACGACAAGGCACATAACAGGCGATGCGCGCCATCAGGCACGCGAGCAGCGGCCGATCACGACCGGCGCTGGATGTACACGGCCACCAGGATGATCAGCGCGTTGATCACCTGGGCCACCGCGAACGGCACGCCCTTGGCCAGCAGCGTAAAGCGGATCAGCTGGATGATCAGCGCGCCCACCAGCGTGCCGGTGATCGTGGCGCGCCCGCCGGTGAGCGGCGTGCCGCCGACCGCCGTGGCCGCAATCGCGTCGAGCTCCATATTCAGCCCGACCTGGTTCGCGTCGGACGACGAGTTGATCGCGATCACGATCAGCCCGGCCAGCCCGGCCAGCAGGCCGCTGATCACATACACGCCGCGCTTGATCCGATCGACCGGCACGCCGGCCAGCCGCGCGGCCGACTCGTTGCCGCCGGTGGCCAGCACATAGCGCCCGAAGGTGGTGGCGCGCATGGCCCAGGCCGCCGCCGCCACAATCAGCAGCATCAGAAACACCTGAAACGGGATGCCCAGCGGCCGGCCGAGCCCGATATACTGAAAGCCGGGATTCTTGAATGCCTGCAGGTTGCCGTTGGTCATCACCTGGCCGATCCCGCGCCCGGCGATAAACAGCACCAGCGTGGCGATGATCGGCTGGATGCGAAACGCGGTGACCAGCACGCCGTTGAACAGGCCGAACAGCCCGGCTACCACGATCGGCACGACGATCGCCAGGCCAATGCCGAGCAGTGCCGGCAGCGGGCCGAGGAAGATGATCGGCGCCAATGCGCCAGCAATCGCCATCAGCGAGCCAACCGACAGATCGATCCCGCCGGTGGCGATCACCAGGGTCATCCCGGTGGCAACGATCACAATCGGCGCGACCTGGGTCAGGTTCACATTCAGCGCCTGTGCCGACAGGAAGTTGGCCGTGAAGCCAATATTGTATAGCAGCAACACCAGCAGCGCCAGCAGCGCGCCGTATGCCTGCCCAAAGCTGCGCAGCCGCGCTGCCGCGCCCCAGCTGCGCTCGTCGTCGGCCTGCTCAATCCTGGCCATGCGGCGGCTCCTGCGCGGCGCCGGGCGCCCCTGCGCCATGCGCCATCGCGCTCATGATCGCGTCCTGGCTGATCTGCTCGGCCGACAGCTCGGCTACCGAGCGCCCGTCGCGCAGCACCACTACCCGGTCGCTGCCCTCGATCAACTCCTCGATCTCCGACGAGATCATCAGCACACCCAGGCCGTTGTCGGCCAGCTCGTTGATCAGCCGCTGGATCTCGCCTTTCGCGCCAACATCGATCCCGCGCGTGGGCTCGTCGAGGATCAGCAGGCGCGGGCTCAGGCACAGCCAGCGCGCCAGCAGCACCTTCTGCTGGTTGCCGCCCGAAAGCTCGCGCACGATCTGGTCGGGGCCGGCGGTTTTGATGCCCAGGCGCTTGATGAAGCGATCGACGATTTCGTCCTGGCGCGCGCGCGGCACGATCCCGTTGCGCGCCAGCGTCGGCAATGCCGCCAGCGTCAGGTTCTCGCGCACCGACAGGTATGGGATGATGCCCTCGGCTTTGCGGTCTTCCGAGCAGAAGCCGATCCGCGCACGGATCGCGTCGGCCGGCGAGCGGAAGTGTACCGGCTGCGCGTCGATCCGCACCTCGCCCGCGTCGAGCGGGTCGGCCCCGAACACCGCGCGGGCCACCTCGGTGCGGCCGGCGCCCAGCAACCCGGCCAGCCCGACGATCTCGCCGGTGCGCACGCTCACATCAGCGCCCTGGAGCGCACGCCCACGGCGCAGGTTCTGGGCCTCGAGCAGGGTATGCTCGGCCTGGTGCCGGCCGGCGCCGAAGCCGGTCTGGCCGCCGCGGCGCACCTCACCCAGCTCTTTGCCAAGCATCCGCGCCACCAGCTCGAGCTTGCTGATCGCCTGCATGGGCCGCTCGTCGATCGTCTGGCCGTCGCGCATGATCGTTACGCGGTCGCAGATCGCGTACAGCTCATCGAGCCGGTGAGTCACGAAGATCACGGCGACGCCATCGGCCTTGAGCTGGCGGATGACCGTAAACAGCGTAGCGACCTCGCGCTCGTCGAGCGAGGAGGTCGGCTCGTCCATCACCACCAGCTTGCTTTTGAACGACACCGCGCGCGCGATTGCGACCATCTGCTGCACGGCGATGTTCAGGTTCATCAGCGGCTGGGTCACATCGGCCTGCACGCCCAGCCGCGCCAGCAGGTCGGCGGCCTGGCGGTGCATCCGCGCCCAATCGATCAGGCCCCAGCGGCGCGGCTCGCGGCCCATGAAGATATTCTCGGCCACCGAGCGAAATGGGATGAGGTTGACTTCCTGGTAGATCGTGCTGACGCCGCTGGCCTGGGCCTGCTGCGGCGAGCTGAAATCGACCGTATGCCCGTCGAAAACGATCGTGCCGGCGTTGCGGCGATAGGCGCCGGTGAGGATCTTGATCAATGTGGACTTGCCCGCGCCATTCTGGCCAACCAGCGCGTGAACCTCGCCGCGATCGACACGCAGGTGCGCCTTCGACAGCGCCACGACGCCGGGGAAGGTTTTGGAGATATCTTCCATGCGCAGCAGTGGCTCGAGTTGCGACACGGCACACTCCTTCTGGTCGCCGGTGGCAGCGACTAGATGATCGGATGGGTTCGAGCTGCGCGCCCACGCAGCGGTAGGCATGGCTCACGACCTGCGGTTTCGGCTTGGCAGCTGGGGGGTGGAAGGATCGCGTCCCTCCAAGAATCTTTCTTGTTCTGGCTGCGCCAGAATACAAGGATTTCTGCGGGGGCGGCTTTGCCGCCCCCGCACCCCCACCGAACTGCCACGTTCGATTGAGCCATGCTGTCGTGCTATTCTAATACGATCCGGCGATCTCGGCGCTGGCGTTGGTGGAATCGTAGAACTTATCGGGGTTGATGATCTTGGGGGCGATCTGATCGCCACGGGCGTAGGCCTCGAGCGTATCGAAGGCTTTGGGGCCAAAGCGCGGGTTGCACTCGACCGAGGCGCCCAGCTTGCCGTCGATGATCGCCTGGAGCGCGTCTTTCTCGCCGTCGATCGACACCACGATCACATCTTTGCCAGGCACCTTGCCGGCGGCCTCGAGCGCCGCAATCGCGCCGATCGCCATCTCGTCGTTGTGCGCGTACACAGCGGTGACATCCGGGTGCGCCTGCAGCAGCGTCTCCATCACCTGGCGGCCCTTGTCGCGGTTGAAGTCGCCGGTCTGCGAGTCGAGGATCTGCATGCCGGCCTCGCTCTTGATGCGGTCGTCGAAGCCCTTCTTGCGATCGATCGCCGGCGATGCGCCAACCGTGCCCTCCAGCTCGATGATCTTGGCCTTACCGCCGGTGGCCTTGATCAGCCACTCGGCCGCGCGCTTGCCCTCTTCGACGAAATCCGAGCCGATGAAGGTCACGTAGTCGCGGCCGGCCTGGGCGATCGTCTGGTCGACATTGCGGTCGAGCAGGATCACCGGGATGCCGGCGGCCTTGGCCTTCAGCACTGCCTGGGCCAGCGGCTTCTCCGAGCGGGGCGCCAGGAAGATCGCGTCGACCTTCTGGGCGATCATCGAGTCGATGTCGGCGATCTGCTTCGACTCCTGGCCGGCGGCGTCGGTATACACCAGCTCGTAGCCGCGTTTGGCGGCCTCGTCCTTCATGCTGGCGGTCTGCGCCAGGCGCCACGGGTTGTTGCTCTCGGTCTGCGCAAAGCCGACCTTGTATTTGTCCTTCTTGGCCAGCTTGGGCAACCCGCCGTCGCCGGCAGTCGAACCCTGACCACATGCAGCCAGCAACCCGGCCAGCATCAGCAGCGTGCTGAGCAGTGCGACGATGCGTGCGTACCTCACAAGACACCTCCTCTAGTTGACCGATACGATCACGACAGCGCCCTGGCGCCAGGGCACTGAACATGCAGATTATGCGCAGCCCATGGGTGCGCTGCTGGCGCCGGCTGCGTAGGGTTCGGCCGATACAACACCAGCGGGCTTTGATCGTATTAGGGGCATGTGGAAACTATGTGTGAAGTATAGCAGGGGTGTGCCGCGCGTACCCGACGACTAAGCGGCACCAAGCGGGCGCAAACCGGGCGCCATGTCAGCGCGACTGCCGGTTGGCGGCACTGCGCAAGATCAGCCCGCGGCCGCGCAGCGTGGCCAGGTAGTGCTGGCCATTCGGCGCCTCGGCCAGGCGCGCGCGCACACGCTTTACCAGCGCATCGATCGCTTCGTCCGACACGCCATCGGCTACGTCGGGCCACACCGCCGCCACGATCTGGTCGCGCGTGCAGATCTGGTCGGTGTGTGCTGCCAGCACCTGCAGCAGCGCGAACTGCGCCGGCGAGAGCTGCGGCATGAGCCGCTGGCCGTCGACCCAGGTATCCTGCGCGGCTGCATCGAGCCACACGCCGACCGCAGGTGGGTTTGGGCGGGTTGAGGTGGCGTCGCCATCGACGAAGATCAGCTGGCCGATCCCGCCAAGATCGATACAGTCGCCGTCGTGCAGCACCCACGGCCCACTCAGCGGCTGGCCGTTGACGGCAGTGCCATTGCGGCTGCCCAGGTCTTCGAGCGTATACACACGCCCGGCGCGGGTGATGCTGGCGTGCTGGCGCGAGATCAGCCGGCCGGCCAGCACAATGTCGCAGCCGGGGTCGCGCCCGAGCACCACGCGCTCGGCCTCGAGCGGCAGCTCGCGCGCCGCGCCATCGGGCTGTTGCAGCAACAGTGCCGCGTAGATCATAGCCACTTCACTTCATTCCAGGGCGCACCATCATCGATGCGTACCACGCTGCCGCAGGCCGAGCAGCTCAACAGCGCTAGGTGCCGAGCGCGTAGATCCGTGCCCCGCGCACGAACAGCAGCCGCCCAAGCCGCAACGTCGGCGCGTCGATATTACCGCGCAACGCCAGCGTGGCCAGCAGCCGGCCGCTCGCGGCATCGAGCACATAGAACGCGCCGCTCGACGCGCCGACGAACAACTTGCCGTCGGCCAGCAGTGGGGTAGCCTCGAGCGCCGCGCCGGCCTCGAAACGCCACAGCTCGGCACCCGCGCCGCTCAGCGCCGTCAGCCGGCCAGAGCGATCGGCCAGAAACACGGTTTGCTGGGCGGCGAGCGGCGCCGCCACCAACGCGCCGGCCGCCTGGTAGGGCCGGGCCTGCTGGCGGCCGTCGGCCAGGCCAAGCGTATACAGCTGGCCACGCGTGGTGCCCACCAGCAGGTGGTCGCCCGCCACTACCGGGCGTGTGCTGATTGGATCGGGCGCCTCGAACTGCCAGTCGACCGCGCCGTTGCGCATGTCGAGCGCCATCAGTGTGCGGCCCGACACAGCCAGCAGCCGGCCGCCGCCCACGCCGGGCGGGGCGGTGAGCGGATCGAGCGGGCGGCTCCAGATCAGCTGGCCATTGCTGGCCTGTAGCACATACACATAGCCCTTCTCGCTGGCCACCACCAGCCGCTCGCCGTCGAGCAGCGGCGCCAGCCGCACCGCGCCATACACATGCGTGCGCCAGATCGTGCCGCCGCTGCCCGGCGAGAGGCCATACACAAAGCCGTCGGCGCCGCCAACCACCACCTGATCGCCGGCGGCGGCGGGCGCGCCAAAGCCAACCTCGCTGCCCTTGCTCCAGCGCAGCGCGCCGGTTTCGGCGCGCAAGCCCAGCAGCCCACCGTCGAGCGTGCCAACCACCAGTGTATCGGCCACCAGCGCCAGCGCCGGCCCGCCGGCCAGGTCGGTATCGTAGGCCCAGGCCACCTGCTGCGGCAGCGGCAGCTGATCGGCCGAGCGGGGCGGGCCGGCCGGCGCAAACACGCCGAACTGCCAGGCGCCTAGCCCGGCCAGCAGCGCCAGCAGCACCAGCCCAACCAGCATGCGCACAGCAGGCCGTGGCGTGCGCGCGCGCTGCGCCGGCGGCGCAGCGGCAAATGCTGCGTGTAGATCGGCCAGAAACGCCGCCAGCGACGAGTAGCGATCGTAGGGTGATTTGGCCAGCGCGCGCAACAGCACCGCATTCACGCCAATCGGCAGCGTCGGCCGATACTCGGTGGGCGGTGCCGGCGGTTCGTAGATGTGCGCGTGTACGACTGCGGCCGCGCCACGCCGGCCATGGAACGGCGGCACACCGGCGAGCAGCTCGTAGGCCACCGCCGCCAGCGCATACTGGTCGCTGCGCGCGTCGGCCGCATGCCCGGCAGCCTGCTCGGGCGCCATGTAGTGCGGCGTGCCGAGCACAGCAGTATCGACCGTAGTCTGCGGGTTTTCGGCCATATCGGCCAGGCCGAAATCGATCAGCACGGCGTGGTCGCCGGGGCCGATCAGCAGATTGCTGGGCTTGACATCGCGGTGGACAATACCCATGCGGTGGGCGTAGTCGAGCGCGCTGCCGATCTGGCCGAGGATGGCCAGCGCGCGCTCAGGGCCGATCGGGCCAGCCTCGAGCAGCTGGCGCAGCGATGGGCCGTCGATATACTCCATCGCCAGAAAGGCGGTATCGTCGAACTGGCCGAACTCGTACAGCAGCGCGATATGCGGGTGCCGCAGGCGCGCCGCGCTGACCGCCTCGCGCCGCAGCCGCTCGACAAAGCCGGGCTGGTGCGCCAGCTCGGGCGACAGCACCTTCAGCGCGATCGAACGGTCGAGCGACGGCTCGTAGGCGCGATAGACCACGCCGAAGCCACCGCGGCTGATCTCGTCGATCACCTGGTAGCGCTCGAGCTGAGACCATGGCAGTGTCATTCGCTCGCGCATCGTCTCTACCTGCTGAGTATCTAGGCAATCACGAGCCGGAGCACACACAAATGCTGGTATACTACAGCCAAGCGCGCCGGCATTGCGCCAGGGTACCAGCGCATGATCGCGCGCGAGGGCGCGACGGCTGCTGCCGGCGGCCGGCTGCAATAATGCTCATTCTAGCATTCCTTGCACAAGCTGCCAAACTCAGTGCCGAGGGCCGCACTATGCCTACGAAGCAGTCGCCGATCGCCGAGTTGATACACCAGGCCGCGCCACACCAGCCGCTCGACCGCCGCACATTTTTGCGTGGCCTGGCGCTGGCCGGGGCGCTGGCCGGCTGCGCCGCGCCTGCGGCCGAACCGCAGGCGCAGCCGCAGAGCGCCATCCCCACACCGCAGCCGCGCCTGCGCGCCGCGTTTGCCCATAATGGCCTGAAGACGATCTGGAACCAGCGCGGCCGCGACACCGCGCGCATGCTCGGCCGGCTGCTGGGCATCGATGTCGTGAGCTACGACGGCGAGCTGAGCATCGACAAGCAGCGCCGCGACCTGGAAGAGATCGCCGGGCAGACATGGGACTTCGTAGTGATTCACCCGCTGGCGGTGAATGCCTACATCGAGCCGGTGCGCCAGATCGTAGCCCACGGCATCCCGGTGATCGATATCGACACACGCCTGGCCGACGACCTGAACGACCTGGGTGTGGCCACGCTGCTCGAACCCGACAACATCTGGATGGCAGAGCAGGTGACCCAAGCGATCATCGAGGCGGCCCAGAGCACCAGCTTCGAGATCATCCATACGCAGGGGCTGCTGACGCACACGGGCGCGCAGGGCCGCGCGCAGGGCTTCCGCAACGTGCTGGCGCGCTACCCTGGCATCAGGGTGATCGACGAGACGCCGGGCGACTGGGATGTCGATAAAGTCACACGCATCTGGGCCGATCTGCTGGCGCGCTACCCAAACGTACGCGCCGGCTTCTGCCACAACGACGAAATGGCGCTTGCGGCGCTGCGCGCGATCAACCAGGCCGGCAAGCAGGGCCAGATCCTGATCGGCGGCGTCGATGGCCTGCCCGAGGCGTGCGCCGCCGTCGCACGCAGCGATATGGTGGCCACCGTGCTGAACCCGACCGGCCGCATCCATGGTGGCGCGCTGTGGGTGGGCTACTTTCTCGCAACCCAGGGCCAGGCTGCGAATGTCCCACGCTTCATTCGCATCGACGGCGGGTTGATCGGCAAAGACACTGCGGCCGGCTACATCTGGCAGGGTGACCATCTGCTGATCTGAATCGCGCGCTGCAACGGCCCGTAATGCTACAACCATAAATATCGCTATGCCTATTCAAGAACAATCGCTCGACGACCGCCAGGCTCAGATTAGCTGGCTCTATCAGATCACCGTATGGTTTTTCTGGCTGACAATCATATTCGCGATCACATACTTGCTGGCCTACCTGTGGTGGCGCGATCTCACCACCGCCGCGATCAGTCTCACGCTGCTGGGCTGCAGCATCGAGCTGATAATCTCGCAACGCTGGCTTGCCCAGGGCCGGCTGGTTCGATCGCTGGTTAGTATCTCGGCCGGCCTGCTGGCGATCAGCCTGGCGACGGTGCTCCTCCAGCCCGAGCTGACGCCAAACGCCGCAATTGCGCCGCTAATTATCACGGTGATCGTGCTGCCATATGCCGACAGCCGCCGGCTGTTCTGGATCATCCTGGCAGGCTGGTGCATGATCATTGCCATGAGCCTGGCCAGCGAGCTGATCCCGCCGGCGCCACCCGCGCCCGAGTGGTTCGCGCGCGTGCTGCGGCTCAGCGCAATGCCGGCGGCCACCGCCCCGCTGGCGCTCTTGCTCTGGCAGCTGCACAAGCGGCTGAACCTGAGCATCGAGCGCCTGCGCGCCACCAACCGCGTGCTCGGCGAGAGCGAGGCGCGCTATCGTATGCTCGCCGAGAACTCGCGCGATCTGATCGGGCTGGTCGATCGCGACGGCACCCTGCTCTACACATCGCCCTCGCACCAGCGCGTGCTGGGCTACCCCGACGACACGCTGACGCACGCCAGCACGCTGTTCGAGCTGGTGGCCGCCAATGATCGGCCGGCGCTCGCCAGTGCGATCGAGCGGGCCGGCAGCTCGGCCACGCCACAGATTGTGGTGATCGGGCTGCGCAAGCACGCTGGCGACACGATCTACGCCGAGGTCATTCTCTCGCCGATCGGCGACTCGGCCGGCACGCGCACGCTCTACTCGGCCCGCGATATTACCGAGCGCGAGATCTCGCAGGCGGCCCGCCAGCGCAGCGAGGCCACCTTCAGCGCCCTGCTGAACGCCATGCCCGACTTGATCTTGCGCGTGGGCAACGATGGCACGCTGCGCGATATGAAGCCGCCCAGCAGCATAGGCATGCCGCTCGACTCCGACATGTCGATCGGGCGCCCGGTTCAGATGTTCTTCCCCCACAGCCTGGCCGCACAGCTCCAGCCGCGCCTGATGCGCGCCTGTAGCACCCGCCAGCTCCAGCTGTGGGAGTATCGCTACCCCGACACTGACCAGCCCAGCGAGTACGAGGCGCGTATCGCTGCGATCGACGAGCGCGAGGCGCTGGTGGTGATCCGCGATGTCACCGAGCGCAAGCAAGCCGAGGCGGCGCTCCGCGAGAGCGAGGAACGCTACCGCCGGCTGGTCGAGGTTTCGCCCGAGCCGATCGCCGTACACTCCGACGAGATCTTGCGCTATATCAACCCGGCCGGCGCGCGGCTGCTCGGCGCCGACGACTCAGCCCAGCTGATCGGCAGCCCGCTCTTGCAGTTCGTCCAGCCCGACGATCACGCGCGCATACGTGCGCATATTCAGCGCAGCCGCGCGCCCGATCGGTCGGTCGCGATGCTCGAGGCGACGTTCGTACGCCTCGACGGCGCGGCGATCGATGTGGAGGTTGGCAGCATGCCGCTGCTGTACGATCGCCAGCCGGCGATGCAGCTGGTGCTGCGCGATATCACCGCGCGCAAGCGCGCCGAGGCGCAGCGGCGCGAGATCGAGCGCAACCTGCGCGAGGCCCAGAAGCTCGAGAGCCTGGGCGTGCTGGCAGGCGGGATCGCCCACGACTTCAACAACCTGCTGACGACCATCCTGGGCAATGCCAACCTGGCGCTGCTCGAGCTGCCGCCCGGCCAGACGGCCCACGAGCTGGTCGGGCAGATCGAGCGCGCCGCCGAGAGCGCGGCCGACCTGACCCGCCAGATGCTGGCGTATGCCGGCAAGGGTCGCTTTGTGATCGACACGTTCGATCTCAACCAGCTGATCCGCGACACCACATCGCTGATTCGCGCATCGATCGGCAAGAGTGTGGCGATCACGTACGACCTGGCCGAGGCGCCGGCACCGATCGAGGCCGACGCGACCCAGATTCGCCAGGTGCTGATGAACCTGATTATCAACGCCGCCGAGGCGATTGGCGATCACGAGGGCACGATTGTGCTGCAGACTCGCTGCGTGCCGGCCGATATGCTGCCTGCACAGCCCTGGGTGGTCGCCGGCGATCTGACGGCCGGCGAGTATGTGCTGCTGCAGGTTGGCGACAGCGGCGCGGGCATGGATGCCGACACCCTGGCGCGGATCTTCGATCCCTTCTTTAGCACCAAGTTCGCCGGGCGCGGCCTGGGCCTGGCGGCGGTGCAGGGCATTATTCGCAGCCATAACGGTGGCCTGCAGGTGCAGAGCGTGGCCGGGCAGGGCACGACCTTTACGATCGCGCTGCCATGCGCGCCGGCCACAGCACCAGCCGCTGCCGGCCCGGCCGATCAGCCGCCAACGCCCGCGCATGCCGCCAGCACCGGCACCGTGCTGGTGGTCGACGACGAAGACGGCGTGCGGCGGCTGCTGGCGCGCATTCTGGCGCGGCTGGGCTACCAGGTGCTGATGGCTGAAGATGGCCGCGCCGCGCTCACGCTCTTCGAGCGCTACGGCCCAGCGCTACGCCTGGTGCTGCTCGACCTGACCATGCCGCGCATGGGCGGCGAGCAGGTGTTCGCCGAGCTACACGCGCTACGGCCCGACCTGCCGATCGTCGTGATGAGCGGCTACACCGCCGAAGAGACCGCGCAGCGCTTCCTCGATAGCACGCCGGCCGGGTTTCTCCAGAAGCCGTTCACCACCCAGGCCGTGCGGCTTCTGGTCGGGTCGCTGGTGCGCGATTAGGCCCACGCTCGCTTGCCCCGCTCCGCTGGCAGGGGAGCGGGTACGGGGGAGGGGTATCCGCGTAGCCCAGTATGCTGGGCAAAACCCCTCCACGTAAAAGCCATATGCCTGGCGATAATGCGCAGGAGGCCGTTGACCAGCGCGTCATCAAGCGAAGGGAGTATGGTAGAATAGCGCCGCAGGCATGATATGGAAGTGAGGGTACCATGATCGCGAACGGCCTCGACGGGCGCCACGTGCCGCTCGACGACACCCAGCTGTACGTCGTTGAGCGCGGGCAGGGCTACCCGATCATCGTGCTGCACGGCGGCCCCGGCCTCGACCACCACATGTTTGGCGATTACCTCGACCCACTCGCCGACCACTTCCGGCTGCTGCTGGTCGACCAGCGTAGCCAGGGCCGCTCGGCGCGCGCGCCGGCCGATACATGGACGCTCGCACGCATGGCCCGCGATGTCGGCGAGCTGGCCCACGCGCTGGGGCTGGCGCGCTACGCTGTGCTAGGCCACTCGTACGGCGCGTTTGTGGCGCTCCAGCACGCCGCCAACTTCCCCGGCCAGGCCGCCCAGACGATCGTCTCGAGCGGGTTGCCCTCGGCGCGCTTCCTGGCCGAGGTCGATACCAACCTGGCCCATTTCGAGCCGGCCGAGCTGCGCGAGCAGGTGGCCAGCTCGTGGGCGCGCGAGCAGCACGCCCAGAGCCAGGCCGATATGGCGGCGATCATGCACGACCAGTTCCCGTTTCACTTCGCCGACCCGCGCGACCCACGGATTGCCGAGCTCGAGGCGCGCAGCGCCGGCACGATCTATGCGCCCGATGTCCTGCGGCAGCTGGCGAGCCAGGGCTACGGCGGGATCGAGCTGGAGAGCAGGCTGGGCGCGATCACGCAGCCGCTGCTGGTGCTGGCCGGCCGCCACGACCGCACCTGCTCGGTGGCCGGCGCCGAGGCAATCGTGCAGGGCGCACCACACGCCGAGCTGGTGGTGTTCGAACACAGCGGGCACATGACTTATGTCGAAGAGAACCAGCGCTACCTGGCAACTGTTCGCGAATTCCTGCTGCGCCATGGCGCGTAGCCTGTGAGCATGCGCCGCCTCGTGCCCGCGCTATCGCGGCGTGTACCGGCCGGGCT
The sequence above is drawn from the Candidatus Kouleothrix ribensis genome and encodes:
- a CDS encoding ABC transporter permease, encoding MTTTTPSDLHAGGQVSRWARLASVAQRQGALIALALLVLFGTLRYDGFFGAYNIFEMLRNDSMIGLIALGMTFVIMTGGIDLSVGSVAALASVLAARLSPYGPLPAIAVPVLVGALVGLLNGWVIARLNILPFIATLAMLLAARGVALILANNASIGVDAGSGFIELGRDLFGLPIPLLLLLAAYAVGIAVLGYTRFGRHVLSVGGNEEAARLMGLPVDRIKLAVYALSGGLAGLAGVILAALTFTGLPTAGSGWELSAIAAVVVGGTLLTGGLGSVGTTLVGVLLLELIFNILNFENGRGLISLSAYWQSVIRGVFLLVVVVLQNRLARRRA
- a CDS encoding ABC transporter permease — translated: MARIEQADDERSWGAAARLRSFGQAYGALLALLVLLLYNIGFTANFLSAQALNVNLTQVAPIVIVATGMTLVIATGGIDLSVGSLMAIAGALAPIIFLGPLPALLGIGLAIVVPIVVAGLFGLFNGVLVTAFRIQPIIATLVLFIAGRGIGQVMTNGNLQAFKNPGFQYIGLGRPLGIPFQVFLMLLIVAAAAWAMRATTFGRYVLATGGNESAARLAGVPVDRIKRGVYVISGLLAGLAGLIVIAINSSSDANQVGLNMELDAIAATAVGGTPLTGGRATITGTLVGALIIQLIRFTLLAKGVPFAVAQVINALIILVAVYIQRRS
- a CDS encoding sugar ABC transporter ATP-binding protein; protein product: MEDISKTFPGVVALSKAHLRVDRGEVHALVGQNGAGKSTLIKILTGAYRRNAGTIVFDGHTVDFSSPQQAQASGVSTIYQEVNLIPFRSVAENIFMGREPRRWGLIDWARMHRQAADLLARLGVQADVTQPLMNLNIAVQQMVAIARAVSFKSKLVVMDEPTSSLDEREVATLFTVIRQLKADGVAVIFVTHRLDELYAICDRVTIMRDGQTIDERPMQAISKLELVARMLGKELGEVRRGGQTGFGAGRHQAEHTLLEAQNLRRGRALQGADVSVRTGEIVGLAGLLGAGRTEVARAVFGADPLDAGEVRIDAQPVHFRSPADAIRARIGFCSEDRKAEGIIPYLSVRENLTLAALPTLARNGIVPRARQDEIVDRFIKRLGIKTAGPDQIVRELSGGNQQKVLLARWLCLSPRLLILDEPTRGIDVGAKGEIQRLINELADNGLGVLMISSEIEELIEGSDRVVVLRDGRSVAELSAEQISQDAIMSAMAHGAGAPGAAQEPPHGQD
- a CDS encoding ABC transporter substrate-binding protein; the protein is MLAGLLAACGQGSTAGDGGLPKLAKKDKYKVGFAQTESNNPWRLAQTASMKDEAAKRGYELVYTDAAGQESKQIADIDSMIAQKVDAIFLAPRSEKPLAQAVLKAKAAGIPVILLDRNVDQTIAQAGRDYVTFIGSDFVEEGKRAAEWLIKATGGKAKIIELEGTVGASPAIDRKKGFDDRIKSEAGMQILDSQTGDFNRDKGRQVMETLLQAHPDVTAVYAHNDEMAIGAIAALEAAGKVPGKDVIVVSIDGEKDALQAIIDGKLGASVECNPRFGPKAFDTLEAYARGDQIAPKIINPDKFYDSTNASAEIAGSY
- a CDS encoding FHA domain-containing protein, which translates into the protein MAMIYAALLLQQPDGAARELPLEAERVVLGRDPGCDIVLAGRLISRQHASITRAGRVYTLEDLGSRNGTAVNGQPLSGPWVLHDGDCIDLGGIGQLIFVDGDATSTRPNPPAVGVWLDAAAQDTWVDGQRLMPQLSPAQFALLQVLAAHTDQICTRDQIVAAVWPDVADGVSDEAIDALVKRVRARLAEAPNGQHYLATLRGRGLILRSAANRQSR
- a CDS encoding PQQ-binding-like beta-propeller repeat protein, with amino-acid sequence MRERMTLPWSQLERYQVIDEISRGGFGVVYRAYEPSLDRSIALKVLSPELAHQPGFVERLRREAVSAARLRHPHIALLYEFGQFDDTAFLAMEYIDGPSLRQLLEAGPIGPERALAILGQIGSALDYAHRMGIVHRDVKPSNLLIGPGDHAVLIDFGLADMAENPQTTVDTAVLGTPHYMAPEQAAGHAADARSDQYALAAVAYELLAGVPPFHGRRGAAAVVHAHIYEPPAPPTEYRPTLPIGVNAVLLRALAKSPYDRYSSLAAFLADLHAAFAAAPPAQRARTPRPAVRMLVGLVLLALLAGLGAWQFGVFAPAGPPRSADQLPLPQQVAWAYDTDLAGGPALALVADTLVVGTLDGGLLGLRAETGALRWSKGSEVGFGAPAAAGDQVVVGGADGFVYGLSPGSGGTIWRTHVYGAVRLAPLLDGERLVVASEKGYVYVLQASNGQLIWSRPLDPLTAPPGVGGGRLLAVSGRTLMALDMRNGAVDWQFEAPDPISTRPVVAGDHLLVGTTRGQLYTLGLADGRQQARPYQAAGALVAAPLAAQQTVFLADRSGRLTALSGAGAELWRFEAGAALEATPLLADGKLFVGASSGAFYVLDAASGRLLATLALRGNIDAPTLRLGRLLFVRGARIYALGT